In the Nitrosopumilus cobalaminigenes genome, GAATTATCAGATATTATGTTCAAGAATGTTTGTCTTATTTCTTCATCATCAATACCCGGACTAAAAGACGTTATTGCGGATTCATCATTTCCAGTGTATTTTTCATTTTTCACTTTATTTTCCATAAATGTATAATGTGGATTATGCTATTAAGACATGAAATCTACAACTAATTTCAATCTTAAGTTATCTAGTTGTGTTAATCTACGGTTAAAGTCAACTGGATGTCAAAGAATATTATGTTAATTTGAGTTTATTGTCCTGTTGCTACAGAATAACTTACAGTGAAAGGCGTATCTTTCATAGTGTGAAGGGCAACTGCATTTCCAGTAAACTGCCAAGTGCCCATTGCAGATTCTTTATCTACAAAAGTTAATGCATAGAAGGTTTTGCCATCAGGAGACCAGATTGCTTGTCCATGTGCACTCTGTCCTGGTTGCAATGGACCATGTAGTGCTACAAGTTGAACATCTTCAGATGCTGAAAATCCCAAAGTTCCAAAATATGCATAAGGTCTTGGGGGTAAAATAATTGCTAGTTGATGATTCTCATGTCCTTGTCCAGGATCTTGTACAGATGTAATAGTTTCACTTTTTACAGTGTCAGTTAGAGTTCTTTCTCTATATGCAACAGAATATGAAACAGAAAATGGTTCTTCGTTCATTGAATGTACTGCTAAAGCATTACCTGCAAATTGCCAAGTTCCTGCCTGAGCATCTCGTGGAACAAATGTTAAAGCATATTTTGTTTTGCCATCAGGGGACCAGATTGCTTGTCCCTTATCTTCACCTTGTTTTAATGGTCCATGTAATGCTACAAGTTGGACATTCTCAGATGCAACGTATGTAAACATTCCACGATATACTTTTTCAGAAGGAGGCAAAATGATAGCTAGTTGATGACTCTCATGTCCTTGTCCAGGATCTTGTACAGATGTAATAGTTCCAGTCTTTATTGTTCTTGGAGGTAAGGATAATTCATCATATCTTGCTTTTTCAGATGATGCTTTATCATCTAATTTCTTTTTTTCAGATTCTTTCTTTTCTGTTTTGACTTGTTCCTTTTTTTCTATCTTTTTTGCTTCTTTCTTTTCTGGTTGTTCTACTTCAGAACATAATTTATCACCACATACAATTCCTTTGGTATCAGAACCATATTGTGATGATGGCACCCCTTGTCCCTTTAATGCATCAGCTGATTGAATTAAATCAAATGAACCAGATATTGCTCCAAGTAATAACAAAGATGCAGAGAAAAATATAGTAAAATTATATTTGTTAATCATACAAGGTCTGATAAATTTTATCATACTTAAAGAAATTGATGATGAGATAGACTGAGTCATGATTTATTATTTAATTTTTACAATTCCTTGATTAATCAAATATTCAATTCCCTGAACATATTCTACATCAGATATTTTACCTTCAGCCCACCATCCAGCATTAGTTTTTACCCATTTAGGAATACTAAATTTTGGAGCATCTGGTGATTTTGGAATTACAGATACGGCACTTGATTCTTTTCCAGTTCCTTCAGAATTAACAGCAGATACTTTGAAATTATAAGATGCATCATTTACCAATCCAGTAATTATCGCATTAGGAACTGTATCATATTTTTGAATAGTTGTAAATGAATTAGAGCCAGTCTTAGATTGAATGATTTTGTATCCAGTGATAGGGAATCCATTATCAAAAGGAGCACTCCATTCAAGTTTAATTTGGTTATTTCCAGTAGTTGCTCTCAAATCACCAATCTGTGCAGGTATTTTTCCAACAGCAGATAATTGTGACATTGGAGTTACATATACTATGTTTGATTCAGGTCCAACTCCTTGGGCATTAACTCCCAATACTCTAAATCCATAAGGAATACCATTAGTTAATCCATCAATAGTTATCCTTGTATCCTTTCCAACAATTGAATGAGATATAAAAGATGTAGAACCAGTTTGGAATTCTCTTACTCTATATCCAGTAATATCTTCTAACGAAGTAGATGATACAGACCAAGTTAATGTAACTTGGCCGTTACCAGGAGATGCTTTGAGATTAGTTATAGCTATTGGGACTTTATTAGTAGGAGTTACAGAAATTGCTGAAGAATCTTTTCCAACCCCAATTGAATTTACAGCAGAGACTTTGAATTGATAAGAGACATTATTTTTTAAACCAAGAATAGTAGTTTTTGTCACATCTCCAATGTTAGGATAAGTTGTAGATACAGTAGAGTCTTTTTCATTTACTGTAACTCTATAGCTTGTGATTGCAGCTCCATTATCAGAAGGTTCAATCCAAGATAAAAATACCTGCCCATTACTTGGGATACCAACTACTCCGCGTACTTGGTTTGGAACTGTAGCAATAGAAGATTTTGATGGAGTTGCAGAATCAACATTGGAATCAGGACTCTGTCCTAATGCATTGACGGCGTTAATTTTAAAAGCATAAGATGCATCATTTGTCAACCCAGTAATTTGACCAGAAGTAGCTTTTGCTTCAAGGGTTTTTTTCTTAAAATCATCTGTTCCAATTTGCCAATATGTTATTTTATAACTTGTAATCGGAGAACCATTTTCATTAGGTTTTGTCCAAGTCATAGTTACTTTAGAGTCTCCTCTAGTTGCAATGAAATCAGTTATAGCGTTTGGAACGTCAGTTAAAGGAGCAGTGCTTAATGGTTTTGCAGATGCAATATTCGAATCATTACTAGAACCAATAGAGTTTATCGCAATCACCTTAAAACTATATGAAACATTATTTTTCAGACCCGTTGCTACAGCGGTGGTAGTAGTACTTAGATTAGGAAAGGTTGTAAAAACATCAGAGCCAGTTTCCCATCTAATGATCTTATAGGAAATTATTGGCGAACCATTATTATCAGGGGCACTCCAAGAAAGATGAATTTCCCCATTACCAGGAATTGCAATAAGATCAGTAATAGTTTCAGGGACAGAGGGTGTTTGGGCAAATGCAAAATTATCATGTGAAACAATTAGTGAAAATGAAAATATAGTTAGGGAAATTGCAAGGAAATAAAATTTGTTAATAGTCATATTTTTTTAATCCGTACATATGGTTTAACAATTGTGAAGGAATCGTATTAGTTGCAAACATCTAAGAATTTTATTTATTAAAATAACATATTAAAACACAGATAGTTTTTGTCATTTGTGGCATCAGCAAACCTAAATTCCAAATATTTCAGAACTGCAACAAATGTAGTTATTATAAGAAAAATAAAAAAATTATTTTGTAAGTACTAATGAGTAGCTTACAGTGAATGGTTCAGAATTGAACGTATGAAGTGCCAAAGCATTTCCTGAGAATTGTGTAGAGCCAGCTGCTTTTGTTGGAACCAAAGATAAGGCATAATATGTCTCACCGTCTGGAGTCCAATTTGTTAATCCTGTTACCTCACCTTTAGTGAGAGGTCCTATCAAAGTAACAATCTGTACTGGTTCAGATGCATCAAATGTAAGATGTCCTGAATATGCTTGTTCTCTAGGAGGTAGCAATAGAGCTAATTGATGTTCCTCATGTCCAATTCCTGGATCTTGCTGAGAAGTTATAGTTTTTCTAAATACCTTTTCACCATCAGTAATGTGCTCAGTATATGTTACAGAGTAACTTACAGTGAATGGTTCAGAATTGGTTGTATGAATTGCAATAGCATTTCCTGAGAATTGCCATACGCCTGTAGAAGTTTCTTTATCTACAAATGTTAATCCAAACTTTGTTTTTCCATCAGTACTCCAAATTTTTTGTCCTTTAACATTACTGTCTTTTAATGGTCCATGTAATGCTACAAGTTGGACATTCTCAGATGCAGTATATGTGAGATATCCACGATATACTTTTTCAGAAGGAGGCAAAACTATAGCTAGTTGATGATTCTCATGTCCTTGACCTGGATCTTGAACAGATGTTAAGACACCAGTTACGGTCTTTGGTACTTTGAGAGATGCAACTGCTTTAGCAGAAGTCATTGTTTCAGATTTTGCATCTTTTTTTGGTACTTCTTTTGCTTTTTCTGCAGATTCGGTCTTCTTTTCAGATTTTACCTGTTCTTTTTTCTTTTCCTCAACAGGTTTTTTTTCTGTTGCAGGTTCAGAACATAATCTATCACCACAGACTTTGTTTGAATTAATTGAGCTAGCTGAAGTTCCCTTACTCTTTAAAGCGTCAGCAGACTGAACTACTCCAATTGGTCCTGCAATAGTTCCTGTTAAAAGAACAGCAACTGCAAAAATTGCAATAAAAGTTGTTTTTGTCATTAACGTTTAGCATGAATGTAATGATATATCTTTTTCTTAAAATTTGGAATCATTTTGGAAGGTATTAAAGGCTAAAATGAGATAATAAGGTCTTGTCCTGTAACAACAGAATAACTTTCAATAAATGGAACATATGGAAGCAATTTTTGATATAATTTATTTATGATAAAATGAAATTAGATTATGCAAGCATATGTTCTTGTCACATGTAATAGTGGAAGTGAATCATCCATAATATCAGAATTTAAAGAATTACCAGAAGTAATTGAGATCAATGGAATTTGGGGCAAATATGACATATTTTTGAAAGTTTCCGACCCAGATCCCAGTAAAATGGATCAAGTGGTGCAAAGATTACGAAATCATCCAGATATCACAGATAGTTATACCATGCATGTTCTTTATGGACAAGGTGGAACCATCGATGATGATGAATAAATATGGCAAAAATTACAAAAGAAATAATGTCAGATACAACAGTTGAAGATATAAAAAAATTAGATGTTGCTTGTAAGGAATTATCAAATGAAAATAAAATCAGACATGTTGGCGTGATAAATAATCTTGGCAGATTAATTGCTGGAGGATTCAAAGTTGGGATATCGCCACTGTTAGATAGTGACAAAGTTGCAATGACTTACATGCAAATGCAATTAGATTTTAAGATGAGACAAGAGCTTGATGAAGTTTTAGGGCCAATTGATTACATAGCATCAAGAAGAACTAAACAATTAATCATCAGTGTTCCAATTAAAGATAATTTAGTATTAATTTCTGCAGAACCTGATGCAGACGATAAACAAATAATAAAAAAAGCTGAGGAACTATTTGACGATATCATAATATCTACAATTTAATTTAAAAATATACTTTAGATTTTTATTTAAAACATCTATTTACTTTTCAAATCTTTGTTTGAATTAGAACTTCCATCATCCAATCTCTTTTCGATTTCATCTGTTTCTTTTTCTATTTTCTTTTCGATTTCATCTGTTTCTTTTTCTATTTTCTTTTCGATTTCATTGTGTTTTTTTTCTATTTTTGTAACATGAACATTTATTTTTTCATCAATTTGTTTTTCAATTTGTTCTTCTAATTTTTCTTCTGCAACAGGCAAAATTTTTCTTTTGATGAGAAATAAGATACGCAAGATGGCTTCAACAAATATAGCATACACAACAAATCCTATGATTTTCCCTATAAATGGAATAAAATCATCTAATCTGTCTAGTAATTGTTCAGTGGTAAAGAAAATATTGCTTGTAAGAAATATACCTAAAAGAGCAAATGGAATTAATTTGGCAAAATCTTTAGCTAGATCTTCTTTGTAATATGCAGATATCCTTACAGTGACTACAAGAGATATGACAACTAGAAAAACAATATCTCGTGGAAGATCTGGTGCCATAAAGAACAAGAATGTAGAATAAACTACAAACCAGACTAAGACTACTAATGGGAAAATGAATACATATTTGATAATATATCCAAAAATGGATGTAATTTTTTTCCCATCAGTCTGATATTTTGTTAATGGCAAAGGGATCATTTCACGTCTAGCAAGAAATCTGTAAAAATTCCAAATGAAAATTCCATATACCACCATTCCAATTGAATAAAAAATTAAATCGGTGATAGATAATTCAATTCCTAAATTATTACCAATCGTATCAAAATCAATAAATGAATTAATTGGACTCTCACCAGAAGTTAAATTTCCAAAGAATTCAAATTGATTTTCAAGGGTACTTTGTGCAAAGACAGAATTTACAGAAATTGTCAATATAACAATTAAAAAAAGAAATAATTTCATCATTCTCTAATTATCAATTATTGTTGAATTTATCTATAAACCTCTAAGAGAATTTTGTGTAGTTCTACTTTTACAGAGTTTAGTTCTTTACGTAATTCTATAGATTTGTCAGTGCCCTCAGAAATTGCTAATTGTCTTTCTTCTTTACTAATTGAACTTGAAGTAGAAGCTGAGTTGAGTTGTGCCTGTACAACCATCATCTCATCTTTTATAGATTCAATTCTCTTTTCTAATTCAATAATAGTTTCAGAGGATTGGGTTTGTCCTACAAGTTTGATAGCAATAGAATTTGGAGATAGGGCATTAATTTTTCCAGTTGAAACTTGGCATGTATTGTGAGCTATTTTTTCAGCCATTTTAACAACTTTTGTGGCAATATCAGAAGACAACTCTACTACAGGAATTCTCAATGTGGTATTATCGGTACAAATTTCAAAAACTACATTATATGCCATAGAATTTTCAAGTCTATCATCAGGCTGAATAAGGGCTACATTGACTGAAATGATTTCAGACAAAACACCATCAACATCGATTCCAGTGATAGATTTTCCTTTAACTACAGGCGGAATATTATTCGTAGCAGAATTAAGATTCAAAAACAACAGATATTTTTGTAATTCAGAGCGTGTATTTTTTAATTCATGTCTAATGTCAGATATTTTGTTGTGAATTGCAGAGACTTTTTTTGCTCTATCATTAGCAGGAGTTTCTTCATTAATTGCAGATAGTTTTTCTCTTTGAATAACAATATCAGACTTTAGACTAGAGATTTTATTTTCTAATTCAGTAATTGATTCAGAAATTCCCCCATGGTTTAACAATTTTGCAGAAATACTATTTGAATCAGAGGCTCTAACTTTAGTTGCAGTAGTATAGCATGAAGTCAATTCTACATCTCTAAGTTTTACTGATTTAGTTTCACTATCTGAAGTAATAATCACTTCAGGAGAACGAATTTTTTCATCTATGGCACATATTTTAAAAACATAGTTATGAGTATCGATTTTTGGGAATGTTTCAACAGAACCAGGATTTTTGTATTGTTTTGTAGTTGCCATATGAGTTAGTGTGCCAATAGGTTTTGATTGCAATTCTTTAGATTCAGTAGTATCCGCATCAAGTGGTAATGCGAATCCACGTTTAACTAGTAAATCAACTACATTAGGTGAAACACATGCAGCATCACCATTTGAAGTTCGAATAATTTTAACAAACTTTTCCTTACAGATAACTTCTTCAGGGGCAAAATTCAAGTCCATTTGATCCTTTGGAGCAATCACATCTGCAAATGCAAAGTTAGATGCAGTTACAGATGATGCAAGTAATGTAACCATCAAAAACATTATGGAATAATATTTCATCAAAGCCATTATTTCATATCAACCTCATTAAATTTGGTATGATTAACTAAATCACTGAGCCTTAAGTAATAGAGAATTTAATTGAACCCTTTTTTCCAAGATATCAGTACGTAATTCACTAATATCTAAAGTAAGTTTTAGGACTTGTGGTTCTGTCTCAGAAGTTAGTTTTTTAGATACAAAATCACCTAACATGCTTCTTTTATTTGCTAAAGACTCTTCCATTTCTTTTAACTGAGTTTCCAATGATTGGATTTGTGAAGATATTCCAGAATTACCTGAAATGGATGTTGCAATAGAGTCAGAATCTAATGCATTAATTCTCGTAATACCAACTTGGCAAGACTCTGGAATTATTCTATCAATTAATTTTACATCTACTGAATCAGAATCAGAAGTTACTGTAATAATTGGCAATCTTACACTTTGTGTTCCAGCACAAGCTTCAAAAACGACATTAAATCTCTTGAGATCTGGATTATTAGAACCAGTTGGAGATACACTATCAGTAACAGAGACTAGGTCAGAAGTCATTCCATCTAAAGGCTTTCCAGTAAGAGATTTTGGTAAATCAATTTTTGATGCTTTAACATTTGGAGGCACGTATAATACCATCTTATATCTTTGAAGTTGATTCTGTAGTTCTTTCAATTCTTTTTTCATAGATACGATTTCGCTAGTATTTTCAGGAATTATTGTTTTATCGTTTTTGTTTGGTAGTTTTTGTTTTGCTTCACTAATTTTACTTTTTAAATCTGCAATTTGAGTTTCAAGGGATGAGATTTTTTCTGTTACACCGCCTTTGTTAAGGAGTTTGGCAGAAATTGAATTAGGATCTGCAGCTTTGATTATTACAGAACTAGTATAACAAGATCCGGCTTTTAGAGGACTTCCCAATTTCACACTTTTTGTATCACTATCAGAAGTAACATAAATCTCAGGGGCTTTAACTAATTTGGTAGTTCCACAAGCTTCAAAGATATAGGAATATCCACCAATGCTGGCTTTTGCTCCTGTGCTGGCTTGACCTTGTTGTTTCAAAGTTGCAATTTTTGTAATAGTTCCAGCAGATTCACCTTTCTTCAGTTTCTTATTTTTGATTTCCTCTAATTTTTTCTCAGAAAGTTGTTTTGCCCATCCATTTTCTGCAAGTTTTTCAGCAGTAGAAGGTTTTACGCATGAGACTTTGTTTGAAGAGTTTTTAGTAATTTTTACAAAGCCTTCTGCACAAATTACTTGTTCTGCTGTAAAATCTAATTTCATTTGTTGTCTAGGACTAATAACATCAGCAAATGATTGAGTAGGTAATGTTCCTGAAATTAATACTACGCCTAAAATTATTGCAAAAATGGAAGTTTTATTCATATAGCATCTACCGTTTTTTCATCATTAAAAAACATTATCAGTGTACGATTTAATTCAGAATAAAATCAATTTGACTCTTTTTGATCAAGTCCAATATTTTTTAGAAATTTATTGGATTCCATAAGAGCATGTTTTTTGATTTTTGTTCTATCTTCTTTTTTAATTGATTTTGAGGCTAAATGAAGCATCTCATCCATAAGGTGAATACCACCCTGAGCACCTTTTTTGAGTCCTAATTGGTACAATAGTGGCAATTTAGACATATCTGCAGTCACATTCATTTTGATTTCAGGCAAAGTGATTTTTTTATCAGGAGTCTCAATTTCGGTAAATTTGTCAACAACTTTGGAAAGTAATGATGCAAGATTTTCACTTAGATTTCTCTCAAGCTTTGTATTTTTTTCTTTTCTGGCATTCATTACAATTCTTTTAATTTTTAGAATAGCTTGATTAGCATCTACAGAGTCAAAATCAGTTGAAGAAAGATCCAAGTTAAAATCATGCATGAATGCTTCTACAATAAATGAAATTGCTTCTTTTCTACATGATGCCTTTGTTGTTCCAAATGGGCAATTATCACAATTTGTTGTGAAATATCTAGTTCCTCTTTGACCAAAACTAGAAAGAACTATTTTATCTTGTTCACGTAGCTTTCCAATAGTTCTGGAAACAAGACCTTCATCAATTAATAATGCTTGAGAAATTTCCTGATTAGAATAAGAACCCTCATCAATTAATTCTAAAATTTCTTCTTCTAATTCCCCAGGGGAACGTCTAGATGGTTCATCAATAGCATCAGCTAAATAATGGGGTACAACCTTATCATCTCTTTCATGATTAATTACAAATATTTTTCCATCATAATTTGCATTAAGTCCAGAGAGAGTTTCAGTTTTTAATATTTTTATAAGAATTTTTTCAAGATTTTTAATTTTGAAATCTTGTAAAAGATCAGTTAATTTGTTAGTAGTAATTTTTAGATTATTTTTAGCAAAAATATGATACAATGCCCATCTGATTTTTCTTTCATCACTTCTTTCAATTAATCTTAATAATCCACAAAAACTGTCAATTCTTTTCCATTTAATATCAGAAATTTCATCTTTGGAATTTTTGATGTACAGAACTGTATCCAATTCTTTTAAAAAAAGTTCAAACTGTTCAATCAATTCAGATTTTTTAATTTTTGAAACTTGTTTAATTTTTAAGCTTTTAGGGAGAAGAACAAACAGTTGTTCTTTTGATAATACTGTTTCATCTCGAAAAGACTTTGTTTCATATCTCATAAATTCAAAAAATTCCAGAGTTCTATTTTTGAGCGAAATAGGTGAAAATATTCTCAAACCAATCAGACTAGTAGGAGATAAGCCCATAGTAGAATTAATCCAGTTGACTATATATGCCTGCTAAGGCAACCAAATGACTAATTACACCATTAAAATAACTAGTTTATTTTAATTCAAATCTAATCAAAAATATTCTATTTTAATAACAAAATTCTATTTTATTTGTTCATGAACACAACTCAAATGCTCATCAGAGCAGAGAATAGGCAACCTGAGCCACAAAGT is a window encoding:
- a CDS encoding fibronectin type III domain-containing protein — encoded protein: MTINKFYFLAISLTIFSFSLIVSHDNFAFAQTPSVPETITDLIAIPGNGEIHLSWSAPDNNGSPIISYKIIRWETGSDVFTTFPNLSTTTTAVATGLKNNVSYSFKVIAINSIGSSNDSNIASAKPLSTAPLTDVPNAITDFIATRGDSKVTMTWTKPNENGSPITSYKITYWQIGTDDFKKKTLEAKATSGQITGLTNDASYAFKINAVNALGQSPDSNVDSATPSKSSIATVPNQVRGVVGIPSNGQVFLSWIEPSDNGAAITSYRVTVNEKDSTVSTTYPNIGDVTKTTILGLKNNVSYQFKVSAVNSIGVGKDSSAISVTPTNKVPIAITNLKASPGNGQVTLTWSVSSTSLEDITGYRVREFQTGSTSFISHSIVGKDTRITIDGLTNGIPYGFRVLGVNAQGVGPESNIVYVTPMSQLSAVGKIPAQIGDLRATTGNNQIKLEWSAPFDNGFPITGYKIIQSKTGSNSFTTIQKYDTVPNAIITGLVNDASYNFKVSAVNSEGTGKESSAVSVIPKSPDAPKFSIPKWVKTNAGWWAEGKISDVEYVQGIEYLINQGIVKIK
- a CDS encoding Lrp/AsnC ligand binding domain-containing protein, with the translated sequence MQAYVLVTCNSGSESSIISEFKELPEVIEINGIWGKYDIFLKVSDPDPSKMDQVVQRLRNHPDITDSYTMHVLYGQGGTIDDDE
- a CDS encoding DUF6659 family protein, which produces MAKITKEIMSDTTVEDIKKLDVACKELSNENKIRHVGVINNLGRLIAGGFKVGISPLLDSDKVAMTYMQMQLDFKMRQELDEVLGPIDYIASRRTKQLIISVPIKDNLVLISAEPDADDKQIIKKAEELFDDIIISTI